One segment of Solanum stenotomum isolate F172 chromosome 1, ASM1918654v1, whole genome shotgun sequence DNA contains the following:
- the LOC125857337 gene encoding uncharacterized protein LOC125857337, with translation MEECKSTTTPMNQKEKFCKDDGAEKVDEGLYRSLIGFLMYLTATRPDIPYAVSLLSRYMHCASEIHFQAAKRVIIQVKAQVICEAPKVTILVLVLECSLGVQRGKILWLILQMKQSTLQLHQLRIKPFGLGNYYQICIWSKRRALKSFLINKQQFQDFKIKLYFLREVQKNGDIDSVHCKIYFQTVDILIKALPRARCEFLKKKLGIAALESRRSVESGASKAGD, from the exons ATGGAAGAATGCAAGTCTACAACAACTCCTATGAATCAAAAGGAGAAGTTCTGCAAAGATGATGGAGCTGAAAAGGTTGATGAAGGACTTTATAGGAGCCTGATAGGTTTCCTAATGTACTTGACTGCAACAAGACCAGATATTCCTTATGCTGTGAGTTTACTTTCAAGATATATGCATTGTGCTAGCGAAATTCATTTTCAAGCAGCTAAACGTGTGATTATACAAGTTAAAG CTCAGGTGATATGCGAAGCACCTAAGGTTACTATTTTAGTTTTGGTTCTGGAATGTTCTCTTGGTGTTCAAAGAGGCAAGATATTGTGGCTCATTCTACAGATGAAGCAGAGTACATTACAACTGCATCAGCTACGAATCAAGCCCTTTGGATTAGGAAACTACTATCAGATTTGTATATGGAGCAAAAGAAGAGCACTGAAATCTTTTTTGATAAACAAGCAGCAATTTCAAGATTTCAAGATCAAGCTTTATTTCTTGAGAGAGGTGCAAAAGAATGGAGACATAGACTCGGTGCACTGCAAAATTTATTTTCAGACTgttgatattttaattaaggCCCTACCTAGAGCAAGATgtgaatttctcaaaaaaaagcTTGGGATTGCTGCTCTTGAGTCAAGGAGGAGTGTTGAAAGTGGTGCCTCAAAAGCTGGAGATTAG